The nucleotide window AGAGGCTATTTCATTTTATCAAGAACGGCCCGCGCGGCGCGAACGCCGCTGGCCGCCGCCTGAGCAAGCCCGCGCGTGATACCGGCCCCATCGCCGACGGCGTAAAAATTCGGAAGCTTTGTTTCGAAAAAGGATGTCAGCTGCGGGCGCGCGCTGTAAAACTTCACCTCGACGCCGTAGAGCAGCGTATCGTAATTAGCCGTGCCGGGGGCGATTTTATCGAGCGCCCCGATCATTTCAATGATATTATCGAGATGGCGCTTCGGCAGGACGAGGCTGAGGTCGCCGGGCGTTGCCTGAAGTGTCGGCCGGACGAAGCTTTTAGACAGACGGTGTGCGTTTGTGCGTGTTCCTTTTAACAGATCGCCGAAGCGCTGGACGAGAACCCCGCCGCCAAGCATGTTGGACAGCGAGGCGATATGCTTGCCATACCGGTGCGGCTCTTTAAACGGCTCTGTAAACCGGTTGGAGACTAAAAGCGCAAAATTCGTGTTGGTGCTCTGCAGCGCGGGGTCGGCATAGCTGTGGCCGTTGACGGTGATGAGCCCATCCACATTTTCGGCAACGACGTGGCCGCGCGGGTTCATGCAGAAGGTGCGCACCGTATCGCCGTACTGTTTCGTTCTGTAGACGAGCTTGGATTCATACACAACGTCTGTTATATGCTCAAAGACCTTGGCGGGGAGCTCGACGCGCACGCCGATATCGACCTGATTATTCAGCATGTCCAGCCCCAACCGGCGGCATTGCTCGGTAAACCATTCCGCGCCCGACCGGCCGGGTGCGGCGATGAGGCAGCGGCATTGAACACGACCGCCGGACGTTTCAAGCGTATAGCCATCCGAAACCGGCGTGATCGACGTTACAACCGTGTTGAACTGAAACGTCACATGGTCTTTCATATCGTTATAAATGTTTTTAAGGATTTTGAGATTGTTCTCCGTCCCCAGATGCTTGACTTTAGCCTGCAAGAGGTGCAGGTCATTTTCAAGCGCCTTCTTCTCCAGCTTTAAGGCCTCGTCGCTCTGTGTTGAATAAACGACAGTTGTGGCACCGAAGCGAACGTTGACGTCGTCGACGTAATTGATGAGTGCCATAATGTCGTCATCCGGCATATAATCTCTCAGCCAGCCGCCGAACGCCGTTGTAAAGTTGTATTTGCCATCTGAATATGCCCCGGCACCGCCAAAGCCGCGCATGATAGCGCAGGAGGGGCACGAAAGGCAGTCGGGCACTTTTTTGGCGATCATGGGGCAGCTCCTGTGATCGATATCCGTGCCTTGCTCCAGCAGGAGGACGTTCAGGCCCGGGTGAAGACGCGCGAGCTCGTAACCGGCGTAAATCCCGGCGATGCCGCAGCCGATGACCGCAACGTCCCAGATTTTATCGTTTTCCATATGCCACCTCAGCTCATTTGTATGATACGATTTATTTATCGGCGTGAATGAGAAAAAGTGAAGACGCCCGGTGTTCCTGATGTGTTTTGCCGCATAACAGCGCGGCGGCGGATCATCTCAGCAGCGATACTCACCGCAATTTCCGCCGGCGTTTCAGCCCCGATATCAAGGCCAATGGGTGACGAGACGCGATCCAGGTCCTCTTGCGTATACCCGTCATCAAGCAAATGGCGGTAAACCGCCTCGCGCTTTTTGCTGCTACCGATCATACCGATATACCCGGCTTGTGTTTTGAGGGCCTCGCGCAGGACAAGCTTATCGTGCTGATGACCGCGCGTGACGATGATGATATAGCTGTTCAGCCCGAAAGCGCGCGTCGTAAACGGCGCATCCATCGACGGCGGTACAATGATTTCATCGGCCTCAGGGAAACGGGAACGATTGGCGAAGTCTACCCTGTCGTCTATAACTGTGACCGAAAAGCCGACGGTGTGTAAGAGAGGCGCAAGACTCTGACCGCAGTGGCCGCCGCCGAAAATAAATGCCGCGCCGTTTGAGGCGACGGGGAAAAGGAAAACCGCCGCACCGACAAGTGTGATAGCGTCGCCGTTTGTCGCGCGCCCCAGCGCGGCGCGCGCATTTTGACCCAAAAAATCACCGCCGACGATACCGCCATCCGGCAAGATGAGGCATAGATTGCGCCGCGCGAGATGCCCTGAATTGGGGATCACTGCCACGATGCGCGACAGCGGTGCGGAACACGCGGCATTGAGGAGCGCTTCAAAATATACTGCATTTTCCGGATCAGTACTGTCCAGATAATTGATCAAAATCCTTGCGCGTCCGCCGCAGACGGCCCCAAGGGCGTCGACGCCGTTTTCTGACAGCGCGTATTCGGTGACGGCGGCGCGCCGGTTCTCTATAACCCGCGCGGCATCACGCATGACGGCGGCCTCCAGAACGCCGCCGCCGATTGTCCCGACGATGGACAGATCGTTTCTGACGAGCATGGCTGCCCCGGCTTTTCGTGGCGTGGAGCCGGTGCTCTCTATCGTGAGGGCAAGGGCGCACGGTTTGTTGAAGCGGAGCGCGTCCAGCGCCGCTGCGGCAATCTGCTTCATAAAATAGCCCCCGGACGACAAGTTTGGCAGAACAAGCTGCCGCCATATCATATCCGCCCGATGCATTTTTTAGAACGGCTGTGTCCTCACACAGTCCTTCTGAGGAAGCGAAGCGAATAAAAAATCTGGCTACATGCAGAAAAGATTCTTCGCTGCGCTCAGAATGACAGGGGCGCTCAGAATGAAAAAGTGAAACGATGTGTATCACGAATACAAGGCATCCAGAACGATGCCATATCGCACTTTGAGACTGTCGCGGATGTCCATCGCCGTTTTCAGGCGCTTTTCGGCGCGGGCTAGGGCGGCAGGGTCTTCGGTATACCGCTTCCGCACGTCTTCAAGCGTTTTTTCAAGCGGCGCGACGACGCTATTCCGGCACAGCTTGTCCGATAGAAACAGGACGGCAGCCTCGTTGGGGACGCCGCTATACGCGTCCGGGAGGTCCATATGCGCCATTACCACCGTGGCAGCATTCGGGTACCCCTCCTGCAATAGGAGTGCGGCGGCGGCATCTTCATGCGCCGGCTGCAGGCGCACCATATCGTGCAGGCGGCAGGCGGCGGACAGAAGGCCAGCGTCCAGCGCAACGCCTTTTGGCTTGAGTTGACGGGCGATGTTCAGCGCGACGGCCTCCACCTGCCTGCCGTGCGCAATGATATGATCCGGTGTTTCATATTTTTGAAGAAGCTGCGCACAGGCGGTATCATCCGGGTACGTCGGCAGGCCGAGATGGCGCAGCAGCGCGGCGTAATCCTGCGGCGTATCCATATCGAGAAGGACGCCCCTGTCGTCCGTGTCAACCTCTTCGGCGGGATAGTGCGCCAAACAAGCTCGCAGGCCATCCGCCCCGGCATAACCCATAATATCGGCGGCAAGGGCGTACGGAATCAGCGGCGGGTGGCCGCGATGACCGTCATACGCCGGATAAACGACGCTTTCACCGTTTCCAAGAATAAAAGCGGTAATAAGCTTTTCAATCGTTTTTTCCGTGACAGCGCAGGTGTCCGCCGGCAGCAGAAAAAAGCCGTCAAGGTCTGACGGGAGGGAGCGAATACCGGCTTTGACGGAGGAAAACATCCCATCCTCAAATTTGGCATTATAAATATGGCGGACGTTTTTGGCGCGGCACTTGAGAAGCGCTGCTTCCACCGCCTCGCGGCGATAGCCCGTCACGACGGAAATGCTGTGAATTTTTTGATGGCGGCCCAGCGCGACACAGCGCAAAACGGCGCTCTCGCCCCCGATGGGCAACAGCGGCTTCAAAACGCCCATGCGCTCGGAATTCCCCGCCGCCAGAATAATCAGTCCGATTTTCATCGTATCGCCTCCAGTCACAGACAGTGTATCATAACCTTTTGTTTTTGAAAACAGACTTTATGACGTGCTATGAGCGGCCTAAATCGGCGTAACGACAAACGTTGCATGCTGAATGAATCAAAGTCTTCACAAAATACTGTTGACTTTTATGAGCAGATGCCATATCATAAACTATAATAACTGTATAATCGAAACCGATGAGCAAGAAGAGTACAAAAAGTCGCGTGTTTCAGAGAGCCGCCAGATGGTGTGAATGCGGCATCACAGATTTTTTCGAATGGGCTTGCGAGGGTGGCTTGAAACCGGTTAACGGGAGTAGACGCCGACGGGAACCCTGTCCGTTATCAGTGGGGTGCATATGATGGTATGCAAGATGAGCGGATGAATTATTTCATCAATTTGGGTGGTACCGCAGAAGCTTGAGCTTTTGTCCCATGGGGGACAGAGGCTTTTTGTTTGTCCGGGGCCGCTTTTTATTTTGTCGGAAAGGCGTTTTCATCCATCAATGAAACAGGTGATTACCATGATTAAACCAAGTTGTGAGAAGATCGAGGCGCTATCCAAAACGTATAACACCATTCCGGTAAGCCGGGAAATTTACGCCGACGTGACTACGCCGATTCTGCTCCTGCGGAAGCTTGCCGCCAAATCGCGCCGCTATTATCTTTTAGAGAGCGTTGAAGGCGGGGAAAAATGGGCCAGATACTCCTTTTTAGGATACGACCCCATTCTACGCGCAACATGCAAGGACGGGACTGTGACCATTGAGGGCAGCGAAACGAAGACGGTTCGAACCGATCAGCCGCTCAACGTCCTGCGGGAGCTTTTGTCGCGGTATCACGCGCCGCGGCTTGACGATCTGCCGCCGTTTACAGGGGGCTTCGTCGGCTACTTTGCGTACGCGATGATCGGCTATGCCGAGCCTGTTTTGAAGCTCCAAAAGGGCGACGGTTATGATTTTGACCTCATGCTGTTTGACAAGGTGATTGCCTACGACCATTTAAGGCAGAAAATTATCCTGATTGTCAACATTACAACAGACCGCCTGATGGAAAACTACGGCCGCGCAGTGGCAGAGCTTGAAGCGATGGCTCGCCTCGTCACTGAAGCGCCGCTATGCACAGAAGAGGGAAAGGCAGCAGCCCCATCTTTTACCTGCAACATGACGCAGGAAGACTACTGCGCAATTGTGGAAAAGACGAAGAAATACATCGTCGACGGCGATATCTTTCAAGCTGTCCTCTCCCGCCGGTTTGAAACACCATTTGAGGGGAGCCTCTTAAACGCCTACCGCGTTTTGCGGACGACGAATCCATCGCCCTATATGGTGTTCATGCATTTCGACGACCTGGAGATCATGAGCGCGTCACCGGAGACGCTGGTACGGCTTTATAACGGGCGGCTTTCCACCTTCCCCGTGGCGGGCTCGCGACCACGTGGCGCGACGGATGCGGAGGATAAAGCCTTGGAGGAGGAGCTTTTAGCGGATGAAAAAGAGCTCTCCGAGCACAACATGCTTGTTGACCTCGCGCGAAATGACCTCGGGCGCATTTCGAAAATTTCCTCCGTCCGCGTGATGGACTATATGATGATTCACCGGTATTCAAAAATCATGCACATCACCTCCCGCGTGGAAAGCGATATCCGAGATGACTGCGACGCCCTCAACGCCATCGAAGCCATTTTACCCGCCGGGACGCTGTCGGGCGCGCCGAAAATCCGTGCCTGTGAGATCATTGAGGAGCTGGAGAATTCCCCGCGCGGGATTTACGGCGGCGCGTTAGGCTACATCGACTTTACCGGCAATATGGACACCTGCATCGCTATCCGCATGGCCGTCAAAAAAGACGGGCGCGTGTCTGTCCAGGCAGGCGGCGGGATCGTTGCCGACAGCGTCCCCGAGCGGGAATACGAGGAATCCGGCAACAAAGCAAAGGCCGTGATGAACGCCATCATAAACGCCGGGGAGGTGACAGACTGATGATACTGATGATCGATAATTACGACAGCTTCACATACAACCTCGTCCAGCTGATCGGAAGCCTGAACCCCGATATCCGCGTTGTCCGCAACGATGCGTTAACGGTTGAGGATATTCGGCAGCTTCACCCGTCACACATTATTCTTTCGCCGGGGCCGGGCTATCCGAAGGATGCCGGTGTCTGCGAGGAGGTCGTCAAAGCGCTTGGCAAAACGATTCCCATCCTCGGCGTCTGCCTCGGCCATCAGGCCATCTGCGAAGTATACGGCGCGATGGTAACGCATGCAAAAAAGCTGATGCACGGCAAAAAAAGCCGGATATTAATCAATAACAAAAACCCCATTTTTTATGGGCTCTCGGAGGCGATTGACGCCGCGCGCTATCACTCCCTCGCCGCGCGGCGCGAGACGGTGCCCGAAGCGCTCGACATCATTGCCGAGGATGAGACGGGCGAAGTGATGGCTGTGGCGCATCGGGAAAATCCCGTCTTCGGGCTCCAGTTTCATCCGGAGTCGGTTCTGACACCGCAGGGCGATATCATCATACGAAATTTTTTGACGATCGGAGGCAGGACACATGATTAAAGAAGCAATTAAAACAGCCGTTGAGGGCGGAGATCTGCCTTTTGATACCGCAAAAGAGGCCATGGATGAAATCATGCGCGGCGAAGCGACAAATGCCCAGATTGCAGCCTTTTTGACCGCCCTGCGCATGAAAGGCGAGACGGTCGAGGAAATTACGGCGTGCGCCGCCGTCATGCGCGAAAAATGCACGAAACTGCCGTGCGACGGTACGGTGCTCGACATCGTCGGCACCGGTGGTGATGCGTCCAACACGTTCAATATTTCAACTGTGACAGCGTTTATCGCCGCGGCGGCGGGCATCCCGGTCGCCAAGCACGGCAACCGCAGCGTGTCGAGCCAATGCGGTGCCGCCGACTGCCTAGAGGCGCTGGGAGCAAAGATTAATCTGACGGCGGAGGAGAGTGCGCGCGTCCTTGAAAAGACGAACATGTGCTTTATGTTCGCACCGAACCACCATGCGTCGATGAAATACGCAGCCCCCGTGCGAAAAGAGATCGGGGTGCGAACCATTTTTAATATTCTGGGCCCCCTGTCAAACCCTGCTATGGCAAAGCTGATGCTTTTGGGCGTCTACGACATGCGCCTCGTCCGGCCGCTTGCCGAGGTTTTGGCAAACGTAGGCGTTAACCGCGCCTTCGTCGTCCACGGTGATGACGGGCTTGACGAGATATCGCTTTCCGCGACGACGACGGTCTGTGCGCTTCTAGACGGGGAAATTAAAATGTTCACGCTTGACCCGCACGACTATGGTCTTCAATTATGCGACAGGGAAAAGCTCGTCGGCGGCGGCCCGGCGGAGAATGCGGACATTGCCAGAAGGCTGCTCGCCGGTGAAAAAGGCCCAAAGCGGGATATTCTCCTGCTCAACGCGGCGGCGGCGTTATATGTGGGTGGCCAAAGTGCTTCGCTCGAAGACGGCATTCTCTTGGCCTCGGAGCTGATTGACAACGGAAAAGCGCTGCAAAAAATGCAAGATTTTATCGCAGCGACGAACGAGGTGGGTTCATGATCCTTGACAAAATCGCCGCGTCGACACGCCAGCGTGTGGCGATGCAAAAAAAACAGATGTCTTTGGAAGAGATGAAGGCGCGCGCCGCGGCCCTGCCGATTGGCGGGTTCCCTTTTGAAGATGCATTGAAAAAAACCGATCTTGCCTTTATCTGCGAGCTCAAGCATGCGTCGCCGTCAAAGGGGCTGATTGTTGAGGATTTTCCGTATCTTGAGCTTGCTGAGGCCTACGAACAGGCAGGGGCGGACGCCGTTTCCGTCCTGACCGAACCGGCGTTTTTTCTGGGCAGCAACAGATACCTGACCGAGGTGAGTATGGACATCAAGCTGCCGATACTCCGGAAGGACTTTATCCTTGATGACTACCAGCTTTACGAGTCTAAGCTCATCCGCGCCAATGCGGTTTTACTCATCTGCGCGCTCTTGGACGGCGAGACGATCAAAAGATTTATCGGGATATGCGACAGCCTTGGTCTCTCCGCGCTTGTGGAGGCGCACGATGAGACGGAAGTGAAAACGGCCTATAATGCGGGTGCTCGGATCATCGGCGTCAATAACCGCGACCTGAAGACGTTTGAGGTCGACATTCAAAACAGCATCCGGCTCCGGCCGCTCGTACCAGACGGCGTCCTGTTCGTCGCCGAAAGCGGAATTCAAACGGCGGATGATATCGCCGCGCTGCACAAAGCGGGAGTCAATGCCGTTTTAATCGGGGAGACGCTGATGAAAAGCGCCGATAAAAAAGTGATGCTAGAGCAACTGCGGCAAGGGTGCCTGGCATAACACGGTCTGGGTCAGCTTCAATACAGACCCGGAAAAACGGCAGGACGCTGGAGGCGGTGTCCCTAACGAAGCGGACGGCCAATGGCCGTCCCTACGAAAGCCACCGATAGGCATGCATGACGCTAAGAATATGTAGGGACGCCCATTGGGCGCCCGTTGCAGCCGGCAGAGAGGTCAAAGTGATATGACAAAAATAAAAATATGCGGGTTGACGCGGCCGGAGGATATTGACGCCGTCAATCGCTATAGGCCGGACTATATCGGCTTTGTCTTCGCCGAGAGCAAAAGAAGGGTGACGCCAACACAGGCCGCAGCCCTGAAAAGGCAGCTTACTGCTGATATCAAGGCCGTCGGTGTTTTCGTCAACGCCGGGCTTGACGATATCGTCACGCTGTGTCATGACGGCGTGATTGACGCCGTCCAGCTGCACGGTGACGAGGGTGCCGATTATATGTTAAACTTAAAGGAAAAAATAAATGTGCCGGTCGTCAAGGCGCTCCGTGTGCAAAGCCGTGAGCAGATCCAAAAAGCCGAGGCGCTGCCGTGCGATTTTTTGCTGCTGGACGCGTATCGTGAAAACGTTTACGGCGGCACCGGCGAGCGTTTTGACATATCGCTGATTCCGCCGCTTCAAAAACCGTTTTTCCTTGCGGGTGGGCTGAACGCCGATAATATCAAAAAGGCCGCCGCATCGCACCCTTATTGTCTCGACCTCAGCAGCGGCGTTGAGACGAACGGCGTAAAGGACGACGTGAAAATACGCGATATAATCAGAATCATCAGGGAGGAATGCTGAATGAAGGGACGCTTTGGAGTTCACGGCGGGCAATATGTGCCGGAGACGCTGATGAATGCCCTCATCGAGCTTGAAAAGGCCTATGACACATATAAAAACGACGCCGCGTTTAACGCGGAGCTGGACGCGCTTTTAAAAAATTACGCGGGCAGGCCGTCGCTTTTGTACTTTGCCGAACGCATGACGCGCGACCTCGGCGGGGCGAAAATCTATTTAAAACGCGAGGATCTTAACCACACGGGTTCGCATAAAATCAATAACGTCCTTGGGCAGGTGCTGCTGGCCAAAAAGATGGGAAAAACGCGCGTCATCGCTGAAACCGGCGCGGGGCAGCATGGCGTTGCCACGGCGACGGCGGCGGCCCTGATGGATATGGACTGCGACATCTATATGGGCCGGGAGGACACCGAGCGGCAGGCCCTCAACGTCTACCGCATGGAGCTGTTGGGCGCGCGCGTCCACCCAGTGACGAGCGGGACCGAGACGCTCAAGGACGCCGTGAATGAGACGATGCGCGAATGGACGGCGCGCATTGCCGACACCCATTACGTCCTCGGCTCCGTGATGGGGCCGCACCCTTTCCCGACGATTGTGCGTGATTTCCAAAGCGTGATCGGCCGTGAGGTCCGTACGCAGATGCTGGCGCTGGAGGGAAGACTGCCTGACGCGCTTCTTGCCTGCGTCGGCGGCGGGTCAAATGCCATGGGGCTGTTTTACGATTTTATCGGTGAGGCGTCCATCCGCCTCATCGGCTGCGAAGCAGCCGGGCGCGGCGCCGAGACAAAGGAGACGGCCGCCACGATTGCCACCGGCACGATGGGCATTTTTCACGGCATGAAGAGCTATTTCTGCCAGGACGAATATGGACAGATTGCACCCGTCTATTCGATTTCCGCGGGGCTGGATTACCCCGGCATCGGGCCGGAGCACGCCTTTCTCCATGACCTCGGCCGGGCTGAATACGTCCCTGTGACAGACGATGAGGCGGTTGACGCCTTCGAATACCTCTCGCGGCTTGAGGGGATCATCCCCGCTGTTGAGAGCGCGCATGCCGTGGCATATGCCAGACGACTCGCACCCACGATGAGAAAAAATCAGCTTCTCGTCATCAATCTCTCCGGGCGCGGTGACAAGGACGTGGCGGCGATTGCGCGGTATAGGGGGGTAAACATCCATGAGTAGGCTCGGTGACGTTTTTAAAAACAAAAAGGCGTTTATACCGTTTATCACGGCGGGCGACCCCAATCTGGAGACGACGGAGCGCCTTGTTTTAGCCATGGCGGCGGCGGGGGCCGACCTTATTGAGCTTGGCATGCCATTTTCCGACCCCATTGCAGAGGGCCCTGTCATTCAGGCGGCGGACGAGCGGGCGCTGTCGTCCGGGACGACGACGGACAAAATATTTGACGTCGTCAGGCGCATCCGGGCGAAAACAGCCGTCCCGCTGGCTTTTATGACGTACATCAACCCGATTTTTGCCTACGGCACAAAGCGGTTTCTACAAAACTGCCGGGACACCGGCATTGACGCCGTCATCGTCCCCGATTTGCCCTTTGAAGAAAAAGGCGAGATCGGGCCAATGTGTCAGACATACGGTGTGGCGCTCATTTCACTGATTGCGCCGACGTCGGACGACCGCATCGCAATGATCGCGCGGGAGGCGGAGGGCTTTGTCTATGTCGTCTCATCCCTCGGCGTGACGGGCGTGCGGCAGGAAATTGTCACCGATCTGGGCGCCATGATCGGCGCCGTTAAAAAAGCAAACGATATCCCCTGCGCCGTCGGCTTCGGTATCTCGACGCCGGAGCAGGCGCGTGAAATCTCCAAATTGTCCGACGGCGTCATTGTCGGCAGTGCCATCGTCAAAATCGTCGCGCAGTATGGCGAGCAGGCCGAAGAGCCGGTGCGCGACTATGTCCGCCGGATGAAATCGGCGCTTGTGGGAAATGAGGACTAACATGGACGACGCTGAATTATACAAGGCAGCCAGCCGCGCGGTTCACCCGGACGACACGCATATCACAGTCGGCGGCGTGACGCTTGGCGAGGGGACGTTTCATGTCATCGCCGGGCCCTGCTCTGTTGAAAGTGAAGAGCAGATTTTAAAGGTCGCGCAATCAGCCAAAGAGAGCGGGGCGACGCTTTTGCGCGGCGGGGCGTTCAAGCCGCGCACGTCGCCGTATGCCTTTCAGGGGTTACAGGAAAAGGGCCTCGCGTATCTCCTCGCCGCCAAGCGCTTAACGGGCCTGCCGATTGTCACTGAAATCATGAATCAGACGCAGCTGCCGCTTTTTGAGGACATCGACGTCATCCAAATCGGCGCGCGCAATATGCAGAACTTTGATCTCTTAAAAGAGGTCGGGCGCTGTCAAAAGCCCATTGTTTTAAAACGCGGCCTGTCCAGTACGATTGAAGAATTCCTCATGAGCGCCGAGTATATCATGGCGGAAGGGAATTCCAGCGTCATACTCTGTGAGCGAGGTATCCGCACGTTTGAGACGATGACGCGCAACACACTGGACATCTCTGCCGTGCCGCTCCTCAAACAAAAATCGCACCTGCCCGTTATCATCGACCCGAGCCATGCAGCGGGAATCCGGAGCCTTGTGCCCGCGCTGTCAAAGGCCGCCGTTGCCGCCGGTGCCGACGGGCTGATGATCGAAACGCACAATGACCCGGCTCATGCGCTTTCAGACGGCGCGCAGTCCTTAGACCTCGAGCAATTCCGTGACCTGTGCGCCGATATTTTAAGACGAGCGGCTTTTGAGGGGAAAAGGACGGCGATGTGACGATATGAACATCGAAAAAGCCGGTTTTGAGGATCTCGCGCACCTGATAGAGGTTCAGCATTTGGCGTATCAGAGCCAGGCGGAGATGCTGTGTGATTATTCAATCGACCCGCTTCTGGAAACGCTTGACGCGCTGGAGGAGGCGTTCCCGCAGTTTGTGATTCTAAAGGCCGTTGCCCCTGACGGGGCGATTATTGGCTCGGTCCGCGGGCGCTGCGACGGTGAGACGTGTTATGTCGGGCGGCTTTTTGTCCACCCGGCATACCGCAGGCGCGGCCTCGGCGCCCGCCTGCTGACAGCAATCGAAACAGTATGCCCGAAAGGGCGCTATGAGCTGTTTACGAGCAGCAAAAGCATTGGTAATATCCGGCTGTATGAGCGCATGGGGTATAGACGCTTTCAAGAAA belongs to Oscillospiraceae bacterium CM and includes:
- a CDS encoding tryptophan synthase subunit alpha; the protein is MSRLGDVFKNKKAFIPFITAGDPNLETTERLVLAMAAAGADLIELGMPFSDPIAEGPVIQAADERALSSGTTTDKIFDVVRRIRAKTAVPLAFMTYINPIFAYGTKRFLQNCRDTGIDAVIVPDLPFEEKGEIGPMCQTYGVALISLIAPTSDDRIAMIAREAEGFVYVVSSLGVTGVRQEIVTDLGAMIGAVKKANDIPCAVGFGISTPEQAREISKLSDGVIVGSAIVKIVAQYGEQAEEPVRDYVRRMKSALVGNED
- a CDS encoding GNAT family N-acetyltransferase, which codes for MNIEKAGFEDLAHLIEVQHLAYQSQAEMLCDYSIDPLLETLDALEEAFPQFVILKAVAPDGAIIGSVRGRCDGETCYVGRLFVHPAYRRRGLGARLLTAIETVCPKGRYELFTSSKSIGNIRLYERMGYRRFQESEMLDAGYRLVYLEKKLMADRTGQM